The Raphanus sativus cultivar WK10039 chromosome 2, ASM80110v3, whole genome shotgun sequence genome includes a region encoding these proteins:
- the LOC108827932 gene encoding LOW QUALITY PROTEIN: J domain-containing protein spf31 (The sequence of the model RefSeq protein was modified relative to this genomic sequence to represent the inferred CDS: deleted 1 base in 1 codon; substituted 1 base at 1 genomic stop codon): MGDVDDAILKSFLAEVGEVERDNEVVRILSCFKLNPFEHLNLSFDSSTDDVKRQYRKISLMVHPDKCKHPQAQEAFGALAKAQQLLLNDQERDYILTQVQAAKEELKMKRKKQLKKNTASKIKSMVDEGKHEQIYEQSEEFQKELKRYXQTRVREILTDQEWRRRKMAMRISEEEGRLKKDEEEQKEIRKKKREHEEQWEGTRENRVSSWRDFMKAGKKAKKGETRPPKLKTEDPNKSYVQRPVKKG; this comes from the exons ATGGGAGATGTCGACGATGCGATTCTAAAATCGTTCCTCGCCGAGGTCGGTGAGGTTGAGAGGGACAACGAAGTCGTCAG GATTCTCTCATGCTTCAAGCTGAACCCCTTTGAGCATCTTAACCTATCTTTTGATTCATCCACGGATGATGTTAAAAGGCAGTACAGAAAG ATATCTTTGATGGTTCACCCTGACAAATGCAAGCATCCCCAAGCACAGGAGGCTTTTGGAG CGTTGGCAAAAGCGCAACAACTACTGCTGAACGACCAAGAAAGAGATTATATTCTCACCCAAGTCCAGGCTGCCAAAG AAGAGCttaagatgaagagaaagaaacagTTGAAGAAAAATACCGCCTCTAAAATAAAGTCCATGGTTGATGAG GGAAAGCATGAGCAAATATATGAGCAATCTGAAGAGTTTCAGAAGGAGCTGAAGAGATATTAACAGACC AGAGTGCGAGAGATATTAACAGACCAAGAGTGGCGTAGGAGAAAAATGGCCATGAGG ATATCAGAAGAAGAGGGAAGACTgaagaaggatgaagaagaacaaaaggAGATACGGAAGAAAAAACGTGAGCATGAAGAACAGTGGGAAGGAACGAGAGAAAACAGG GTATCAAGCTGGAGAGACTTCATGAAAGCAGGAAAGAAG GCCAAGAAGGGAGAGACACGTCCTCCAAAATTGAAGACAGAGGATCCGAACAAATCATACGTTCAGAGGCCGGTCAAGAAAGGCTGA